The Myroides phaeus DNA segment CACCAGCCATTGCAGCGTAAACTTGCATTGGAGCAGGATCAGAAGCATTTGCAGCAACGATAATTGAATAATCCATTGCACCTTTATCTTCTAAAGTTTTCGCAATTCCTGCCACAGTAGAAGCTTTTTGTCCGATAGCTACATAAATACAGTATACTGGTTGCCCAGCATCATAAAATTCTTTTTGATTCAAAATGGTATCAATACATACTGTAGTTTTACCAGTTTGACGGTCACCAATAACTAACTCACGTTGTCCACGTCCAATTGGAATCATGGCATCTACAGATTTAATACCTGTTTGTAACGGCTCAGTAACTGGTTGACGATAAATAACCCCAGGAGCTTTTCTCTCAAGTGGCATTTCATATAAATCACCTTCGATAGCACCTTTACCATCAATTGGTAATCCTAAAGTATTAACAACACGACCTACCATTTTCTCTCCAACTTTCAATGAAGCGATACGTCCTGTTCTTTTTACAATAGAACCTTCTTTAATACCAACAGCACCACCTAATAATACAATACCAACATTGTCTTGCTCAAGGTTTTGTACCATTGCTTCTAATCCATTGTCAAATACAACAAGCTCTCCGTATTCTGCATTTGTTAACCCGTAAACACGAGCAACACCATCTCCTACTTCTAATACAGTTCCAACTTCCTCTAAAGAAGCTGCAGAGCTAAATCCAGATAACTGTTTCTTTAAAATCGCTGATATTTCAGCTGGTTTAATTTCCGCCATTTTTATCTATGTTTATACACGAACATTCGTGCGGTGATTTTTTAATTAATTAATTCTCTTTTTAAAACTTGTAATTGATTCGCAATTGAAGCATTATATTGCTTATCTCCGATTCTAAGAATGAATCCACCTAAAATAGATGAATCAATATCATTAGTAATAATAATTTCTTTTGCTGGAGTTAAGCTTTGAACTTTAGATAAAACTTTTTTCTCTAATACTTCGTCCATTGGAACGGCAGTTGTAACAACAACTTTTACTATACCCTTCAAAACATCGTATTGTTTTTGAAACTCAACAGTAATAGCTTCCAAAATTTCGAATCTACTATTAGTTTTAAGTAACTTAAACAATTCTTTAGTCCCTTCTGAAACTGAAGCAAATACTTCATTTAAAGCGCTGAATTTAATCTCATCATTAACAATTGGATTGTTAAGAAAAGTTTTCAATTCCTCACTTTGAGATATAGAATTAGAGATTAAGATCATATCACTATTAATAGCTTCTGAATTTCCTTTTTCACAAGAAATCTCCAGCATTGCTTTTGCATATCTTGCAGCTGCTCTAGTGCCTACCATAATGATCTTTTATTAGTTTAATTTAACATCGTCTAACATTTTCTCAACCAATGCAGTTTGAGCTTCCTTGTTAGCTAATTGTTCTTTCAATAATTTTTCAGCGATTTCAATTGAAATTGAAGCAAATTGGTTTTTCAAATCTACTACTGCTGCAGCTTTTTCGCTTGCAATTACAGCTTTAGCTTGAGAAATCATTTTTTCTCCTTGTGCTTCACCTTCAGCTTTAGCATCAGCAAGCATCTTTTCTTTTATCTCGCGAGCTTCTTTAATTAAAGAATCACGTTCTACACGTGCTTCAGCTAATAACTTTTCGTTATCTACTTTTAAATTAGCCATTTCTCTTTTAGCGTTTTCTGCAGCTGCTAATGCATCAGCGATACCCTCTTCACGAGCCTCTAAAGCATTTACAATTGGTTTCCACGCGAATTTTCCTAAGACTACAATTAACACAACTAAGATGATTAATTGCCAGAAAAATAATCCAAAACTGAAATCGTTAATTAACTTATCCATTATCTAAAATTATACTTTTTAATACCTATTTTGTTTAATTAAGAAGTTTATCTGCAACCAACCGTCGCAGATAAACTCTTTTAATTGTCTTGGACTATTTACCTAAGATTAAAGCACCGAATGCTAAACCTTCTAATAAAGCTCCAATAATGATCATTGCAGTTTGGATTTTTCCAGCAGCTTCTGGTTGACGAGCGATAGCGTCCATTGCAGAAGAACCGATTTTTCCTAATCCGTAACCAGCTCCGATTACGATTAAACCTGCACCAATAATGTTTGGTAATGTCATAGTGATTGATTTATATAATTAAACAAATTTATTTTTATTCTACTTTTTCTATTGATTAGTGTGCTTCATCATGCTCGTGCTCTTGCACTGCCATTCCAATGAATAAAGATGATAACATTGTAAAGATGAAAGCTTGTAAGAAAGCTACTAAGATCTCTAATACAACTAAGAAAGTTGATAAGAAGAATCCGATTGAAGTTGCCCCTACTGTTCCTAAAGCTTCTTTCATTACGAAAATAATAGCGATCAATCCAAATACTACTGAGTGACCAGCTGTAATGTTTGCAAATAAACGAACCATTAATGAGAAAGGTTTAATCAACGCTCCTAATAATTCGATTGGTGCTAACATAATTTTCATTGGAACTGGTACACCTGGCATCCAGAACATATGTTTCCAATAATCTTTGTTTGCTGAAAACTGTGTAATAATAAATGTTACGATTGCTAAACATGCTGTAACTGAAATACTACCTGTAACGTTAAACCCAAGTGGAGTTAACCCTAATAAGTTCAAGATAAAAATCAAAAAGAATACTGTTAATAAGAACGGCATGAACTTTTTGTATTTAGCCTTTCCAATATTAGGCATAGCCATTTCGTCACGAACATAAATTACTAATGGCTCAAGTACTCTTGAAAATCCTTTAGGTAAGTTATTTGGACCATTTTTGTATGTTTTAGCTAATCCTAAGAACAATACAAAAATTAATATTGTAGTAAAAAATAATGATGCTACGTTTTTAGTAATAGAAAAATCCCAAGGTTTCTCATTTACAGGATGATGTGCCTCATCGTAAGTAATTGTCCCTTCAGCATCAGTTTTGTAGATTTTTCCGTGATAAAGCTTATAGAACTCTCCGTCTTTCTCAACTACTTTGTTTCCATAGTCAAATTCAGAAGACATAAAGATCTTAAGTCCATTATCAAATAAAATTACTGGTAAAGAAAAACCGTAATTTTTTCCTGTTTCTTCATTTGAGAAGAAAATAAACGAATAATCATCTGCTAAGTGATGTTGAATATGATCATTCACTTTCTCTTGTTGAGTTTTTTCAACAGCATGCTCTACGCTGCTTAAAGTTTCTTCAACAGATTGCTCAGTTTCCTGGATAGATTCTCCAAGTTCTTGAGTAGTCGTTTGTGCGTGTGAAAATACCGACGTTGCTGTAAAAATAACAGCTGCTAATAAATTCAGTGATGTCTTCAGAGTCACCATACCTTAACTTCTTGAATATTTGTGGTTCTTAAAATTTTGTGCAAAAGTACAATAAATCTTAGATAATCATACCTTCTTGCGAAACTTTTTTTTATTAACTTTTTGGTTAGCTAACCTTCTTGTTTAAAATACTATACCCTACGAATGCGTCTCCGGCTAAGTAAATCAACACTATTAAGAGAAAATTATACTTAAAATTCTCATCAACTTGTTCACTATCTAATCCAGTTCTTGCAAACAGATAACTTGCGAATAATCGTAGTGTAATCAAGCCAAGGAATACGTATCCTAAATTATTTGGCATACTATTTTTGATTCCTGCTAAGGCAAATAAACTCGCTATTGAGAAAATATATTCGAAGCCATAAAAACTCGCTAATGAGTATCCTAAACTTTGAAATGATTCTCCAAAATTTGTAAAAGAGAAAATCGCAAAGTGCAATCCAAAACAGATTAAAAGCACAATACTTAGCTTAACACCAGTACTTAGTATTCCTTTGTCCATTAATTTTTATTTATTTGATTTACTTGTTTTATTACTTGGTACAAAGCTACTCCTACTCCTAATAAAGTACAAATTTTATTTGCCAACCCGTCAGGGAAAGAATATTTTTCATCTAACCAGGTGCCAAATATATGAAACAAATAAATAGTAATTCCCATTTGAAATGGCATTGTAATCAAACTTAACCATTTATTTGGCCCTGAATTCTTATTCACCTTTGTTTACTTTCTTTTTTGATTCTCCTTTTTCTTCCTTTTTATCCAAAGTGTTTACCGTATTACTCATATCGCATTTTGCTTCTACAACAGCTCCAGATGCAACAGATAATCGGCCTACAAATAGATCTCCTTTCACAGTAGCAGTATCTGTAATATGAAGCAAATCACTCACAAGCATCTTTCCTTCAACTATCCCCTCAATATCAGCATTCTCACACTCAACATTACCATAAACCTGAGCTTTAGGTCCAACAACAACCCTTCCTTTTACCTTTAAATTACCATACAAAACTCCATCTAAACGAAGATCCGTTACTGATTCAATATCTCCCCTAATAATAGTTTCTTCGATAATTCTATTTGTTCTACCTAATTGATCAATAGGACCACTTTTTGTTTTTTGAAACATAATATTACTCTTTTTTAGATTCTTGCTGGTCTATTTTTTCAAAAATCAAATATTCCTGCCAATTCTTTTTAATTTGAACTACTCCGTAGTTTTCTGAACTAATCGGTTTACTTGCGGAATCAAGTAAAGATGC contains these protein-coding regions:
- the atpB gene encoding F0F1 ATP synthase subunit A; translated protein: MVTLKTSLNLLAAVIFTATSVFSHAQTTTQELGESIQETEQSVEETLSSVEHAVEKTQQEKVNDHIQHHLADDYSFIFFSNEETGKNYGFSLPVILFDNGLKIFMSSEFDYGNKVVEKDGEFYKLYHGKIYKTDAEGTITYDEAHHPVNEKPWDFSITKNVASLFFTTILIFVLFLGLAKTYKNGPNNLPKGFSRVLEPLVIYVRDEMAMPNIGKAKYKKFMPFLLTVFFLIFILNLLGLTPLGFNVTGSISVTACLAIVTFIITQFSANKDYWKHMFWMPGVPVPMKIMLAPIELLGALIKPFSLMVRLFANITAGHSVVFGLIAIIFVMKEALGTVGATSIGFFLSTFLVVLEILVAFLQAFIFTMLSSLFIGMAVQEHEHDEAH
- the atpH gene encoding ATP synthase F1 subunit delta; this translates as MVGTRAAARYAKAMLEISCEKGNSEAINSDMILISNSISQSEELKTFLNNPIVNDEIKFSALNEVFASVSEGTKELFKLLKTNSRFEILEAITVEFQKQYDVLKGIVKVVVTTAVPMDEVLEKKVLSKVQSLTPAKEIIITNDIDSSILGGFILRIGDKQYNASIANQLQVLKRELIN
- a CDS encoding AtpZ/AtpI family protein, with translation MNKNSGPNKWLSLITMPFQMGITIYLFHIFGTWLDEKYSFPDGLANKICTLLGVGVALYQVIKQVNQINKN
- the atpE gene encoding ATP synthase F0 subunit C; the encoded protein is MTLPNIIGAGLIVIGAGYGLGKIGSSAMDAIARQPEAAGKIQTAMIIIGALLEGLAFGALILGK
- a CDS encoding polymer-forming cytoskeletal protein; the protein is MFQKTKSGPIDQLGRTNRIIEETIIRGDIESVTDLRLDGVLYGNLKVKGRVVVGPKAQVYGNVECENADIEGIVEGKMLVSDLLHITDTATVKGDLFVGRLSVASGAVVEAKCDMSNTVNTLDKKEEKGESKKKVNKGE
- a CDS encoding F0F1 ATP synthase subunit B; this translates as MDKLINDFSFGLFFWQLIILVVLIVVLGKFAWKPIVNALEAREEGIADALAAAENAKREMANLKVDNEKLLAEARVERDSLIKEAREIKEKMLADAKAEGEAQGEKMISQAKAVIASEKAAAVVDLKNQFASISIEIAEKLLKEQLANKEAQTALVEKMLDDVKLN